A section of the Labrus mixtus chromosome 15, fLabMix1.1, whole genome shotgun sequence genome encodes:
- the LOC132990297 gene encoding uncharacterized protein LOC132990297: MAFCFATFAAALFWLLAAASCAPAGHSLQDACAAVRRSSLELNRQARIVSIEARNGDKSESNFTTTLAWLEAKDMCDPEALKQKSSTCVGKILDVLRSYNSYVEMIAGFPSCSQFANKVKPALHNLLRDMSRCVNSRTGMNQQEETPISTEDTQPPHYWHDATFCHYTLDRLFSFSIVSARVFASGDPARHSDGSAQTCM, encoded by the exons ATGGCTTTTTGTTTTGCGACTTTTGCTGCAGCTCTCTTTTGGCTCCTCGCGGCAGCGTCCTGCGCTCCAGCCGGACACAGTCTCCAGGACGCATGCGCGGCTGTACGGCGCAGCTCTCTGGAGCTAAACCGCCAAGCCAGGATTGTGTCCATAGAG GCACGAAACGGTGACAAATCTGAGTCTAATTTCACCACCACCCTGGCTTGGTTGGAAGCTAAAGACATGTGTGATCCCGAGGCGCTCAAGCAGAAGTCATCG aCGTGTGTTGGGAAGATCCTCGATGTCCTGAGGAGCTACAACTCCTACGTGGAGATGATTGCTGGATTTCCGTCCTGCTCACAGTTTGCCAACAAAGTGAAGCCGGCTCTCCACAACCTGCTGAGAGACATGAGCAGATGTGTGAACTCAAGGACGGGGATGAATCAGCAGGAG GAGACCCCCATCAGCACAGAAGACACGCAGCCCCCTCACTACTGGCATGATGCTACGTTCTGTCACTACACCCTGGACAggctcttctccttctccatcgTCAGCGCTCGAGTCTTCGCTTCGGGTGATCCGGCTCGTCACTCAGACGGCTCGGCTCAGACGTGCATGTAG
- the ormdl2 gene encoding ORM1-like protein 2 — translation MNVGVAHSEVNPNTRVMNSRGIWLTYLLLTVVLHIVLLSIPFFTVPLVWTLTNVIHNLVMYLFLHTVKGTPFETPDQGKARLLTHWEQMDYGVQFTSSRKFLTISPIVLYILASFYTKYDPTHFLINTSSLLSVVLPKLPQFHGVRIFGINKY, via the exons ATGAACGTGGGCGTAGCTCACAGCGAGGTGAACCCCAACACGAGGGTGATGAACAGTAGAGGAATCTGGCTCACCTACCTGCTGCTGACTGTGGTGTTGCACATAGTGCTGCTGAGCATCCCCTTCTTCACCGTGCCGCTCGTCTGGACCCTCACCAACGTCATCCACAACCTG GTGATGTACCTGTTTCTGCACACCGTGAAGGGCACCCCCTTTGAGACACCGGACCAAGGCAAAGCTCGTCTGCTTACGCACTGGGAACAGATGGACTACGGTGTCCAGTTCACATCTTCTCGCAAATTCCTCACCATCTCACCAATTGTTTT gtataTTCTTGCCAGTTTCTACACAAAGTACGACCCCACACATTTCCTGATCAACACGAGCTCCCTCCTAAGTGTCGTCCTCCCGAAGTTGCCTCAATTTCACGGCGTACGGATATTCGGGATCAACAAGTACTGA
- the nemp1 gene encoding nuclear envelope integral membrane protein 1 isoform X1, producing MAGCMKMTNGFVSISTKLIVFTLFFTCLPQTSHQNTGNTHSITDLQDGEIYVMSGSNKFCYKNSVVPSWRQTWTRIQVNIWSSNVFKVDTVQGEEKLQELDQFSIWGFIQSFLRERHNETTISVSLFSKKTCFKIEPADGSRYTVKPLRKFDIYLFLVFLAGILLFLFAESLSRSQVFFYSAGMSTGMIASLIILFFILARFLPKKSPFYVLIVGGWSFSLYAIQLVFKNLKFIVQEHWHMALGYVAVVGFVSFAVCYLYGPLVDEKRINILSWMLQIFGLLLIYFGIQIQQVAFAIIVAALISKYLEYPIILAFAAWRKMKRYIYWKPEPPRLLTEEEYQRQGEEETRRALDELRKYCNSPEFSPWKTVSRIQSPKRFADFVEGSPHLMSNEVSVHAQEYGFGGSFFEDEFFDTDDEDEDLKPIMKPE from the exons ATGGCGGGATGCATGAAAATGACAAACGGTTTCGTTTCTATCAGCACTAAATTaattgttttcactttgtttttcacctGTTTACCTCAAACCTCACACCAGAATACGG GTAACACGCATTCAATAACTGATCTCCAGGATGGGGAGATCTATGTCATGTCAGGGTCCAACAAGTTCTGTTACAAAAACTCAGTAGTTCCCTCCTGGAGGCAAACATGGACGAGAATTCAG GTCAACATTTGGAGCTCCAATGTGTTCAAGGTGGATACTGTGCAAGGTGAGgagaagctgcaggagctggaccAATTCAGTATCTGGGGCTTTATTCAGAGCTTTTTACGGGAGCGACACAATGAAACCACTATCAGCGTCAGCCTGTTCAGCAAGAAGACGTGCTTCAAGATTGAACCAGCTGACGGGAGTCGGTACACTGTCAAGCCCCTCCGCA AATTTGATATCTATCTGTTTCTGGTATTCCTTGCTGGAATATTGTTGTTTCTCTTTGCAGAATCACTCAGCAG GAGTCAAGTTTTCTTCTACTCTGCCGGTATGAGCACGGGCATGATCGCTTCTCTCATCAtcctctttttcattttggCACGCTTTTTGCCAAAG AAAAGCCCCTTCTATGTGTTGATCGTTGGCGGCTGGTCGTTTTCTTTGTATGCCATCCAGCTTGTCTTCAAGAACCTCAAATTTATTGTGCAAGAACACTGGCACATGGCATTAG GTTATGTAGCAGTGGTGGGATTCGTCAGTTTCGCTGTGTGTTACCTTTATGGCCCTCTTGTGGATGAGAAGCGCATTAACATCTTATCGTGGATGCTGCAGATCTTTGGTCTGCTGCTGATTTATTTCGGGATTCAAATTCAGCAAGTTGCCTTCGCCATCATCGTAGCAGCTCTGATCTCCAAATATCTGGAGTACCCCATCATTCTGGCGTTTGCTGCATGGAG GAAAATGAAACGATACATTTATTGGAAGCCAGAACCACCTCGGCTGTTGACTGAAGAGGAGTATCAGaggcagggggaggaggagactcGGCGTGCCCTGGATGAGCTGAGGAAGTACTGCAACAGTCCCGAGTTCAGCCCCTGGAAGACCGTGTCCAGAATCCAGTCCCCTAAAAG ATTTGCTGATTTTGTTGAAGGGTCTCCTCACTTGATGTCCAATGAGGTGTCTGTCCACGCGCAGGAATATGGCTTTGGAGGAtccttttttgaagatgaatttttCGACACGGACGACGAGGACGAGGATCTGAAACCTATAATGAAACCAGAGTGA
- the nemp1 gene encoding nuclear envelope integral membrane protein 1 isoform X2 has translation MAGCMKMTNGFVSISTKLIVFTLFFTCLPQTSHQNTGNTHSITDLQDGEIYVMSGSNKFCYKNSVVPSWRQTWTRIQVNIWSSNVFKVDTVQGEEKLQELDQFSIWGFIQSFLRERHNETTISVSLFSKKTCFKIEPADGSRYTVKPLRKFDIYLFLVFLAGILLFLFAESLSRSQVFFYSAGMSTGMIASLIILFFILARFLPKKSPFYVLIVGGWSFSLYAIQLVFKNLKFIVQEHWHMALGYVAVVGFVSFAVCYLYGPLVDEKRINILSWMLQIFGLLLIYFGIQIQQVAFAIIVAALISKYLEYPIILAFAAWRKMKRYIYWKPEPPRLLTEEEYQRQGEEETRRALDELRKYCNSPEFSPWKTVSRIQSPKRVSSLDVQ, from the exons ATGGCGGGATGCATGAAAATGACAAACGGTTTCGTTTCTATCAGCACTAAATTaattgttttcactttgtttttcacctGTTTACCTCAAACCTCACACCAGAATACGG GTAACACGCATTCAATAACTGATCTCCAGGATGGGGAGATCTATGTCATGTCAGGGTCCAACAAGTTCTGTTACAAAAACTCAGTAGTTCCCTCCTGGAGGCAAACATGGACGAGAATTCAG GTCAACATTTGGAGCTCCAATGTGTTCAAGGTGGATACTGTGCAAGGTGAGgagaagctgcaggagctggaccAATTCAGTATCTGGGGCTTTATTCAGAGCTTTTTACGGGAGCGACACAATGAAACCACTATCAGCGTCAGCCTGTTCAGCAAGAAGACGTGCTTCAAGATTGAACCAGCTGACGGGAGTCGGTACACTGTCAAGCCCCTCCGCA AATTTGATATCTATCTGTTTCTGGTATTCCTTGCTGGAATATTGTTGTTTCTCTTTGCAGAATCACTCAGCAG GAGTCAAGTTTTCTTCTACTCTGCCGGTATGAGCACGGGCATGATCGCTTCTCTCATCAtcctctttttcattttggCACGCTTTTTGCCAAAG AAAAGCCCCTTCTATGTGTTGATCGTTGGCGGCTGGTCGTTTTCTTTGTATGCCATCCAGCTTGTCTTCAAGAACCTCAAATTTATTGTGCAAGAACACTGGCACATGGCATTAG GTTATGTAGCAGTGGTGGGATTCGTCAGTTTCGCTGTGTGTTACCTTTATGGCCCTCTTGTGGATGAGAAGCGCATTAACATCTTATCGTGGATGCTGCAGATCTTTGGTCTGCTGCTGATTTATTTCGGGATTCAAATTCAGCAAGTTGCCTTCGCCATCATCGTAGCAGCTCTGATCTCCAAATATCTGGAGTACCCCATCATTCTGGCGTTTGCTGCATGGAG GAAAATGAAACGATACATTTATTGGAAGCCAGAACCACCTCGGCTGTTGACTGAAGAGGAGTATCAGaggcagggggaggaggagactcGGCGTGCCCTGGATGAGCTGAGGAAGTACTGCAACAGTCCCGAGTTCAGCCCCTGGAAGACCGTGTCCAGAATCCAGTCCCCTAAAAG GGTCTCCTCACTTGATGTCCAATGA
- the letmd1 gene encoding LETM1 domain-containing protein 1: protein MALSCSSLCSHLSFIRLCGLRTNIIINGLYSPVKSCQPRLSLCRHYSSSKARHGVVRYVTTKLQRVNSKYEAFLKRRFPRFFLLYNTFVKGFRLLYQDANSVARIKRKMYSDGVQFKDLPYREMELLRQFRRNVIKAVPLVVISIPPFANYLVFVLMYFFPRQLLIPHFWTPSQQVEFQGVYHSLRAQHLRPVLKGLENTSHQVKDRQLQGRLKDLCTKVQNGVNPRVSEILAVRSLFSGPPLGLKRMSTQQMRHISPLLFLTPRLPGFLIGWRLNNHAMELLQLDRALGRLGPHQLSEAELRQACYVRGLHSTRLDSNQCREWLSQWLQVSSSLKESEVSLLLHSIVLLSINYPKGSSGH from the exons ATGGCGCTGTCCTGTTCGAGTCTGTGTAGCCATTTGTCTTTCATCCGACTATGTGGCCTCAGGACAAACATAATAATCAATGGCCTTTACTCTCCTGTTAAGTCCTGTCAGCCCAG gttGTCCCTGTGTAGACACTACTCATCATCCAAAGCTAGACATGGTGTTGTCCGATATGTCACCACTAAGCTCCAGAGGGTAAATAGCAAATACGAAGCTTTCCTCAAAAGGCGATTTCCTCGCTTTTTCCTGCTTTACAACACGTTTGTTAAAG GATTCAGGCTACTGTACCAAGATGCCAACTCTGTGGCAAGGATTAAAAGAAAGATGTACTCTGACGGAGTGCAGTTCAAGGATTTGCCCTACAGGGAGATGGAGTTGCTCCGACAG TTTCGCAGAAACGTGATCAAAGCCGTTCCGCTGGTGGTGATCTCCATCCCTCCTTTTGCCAACTACCTGGTTTTTGTCTTGAT GTACTTTTTCCCCCGCCAGCTCCTGATCCCGCATTTCTGGACTCCAAGCCAGCAGGTGGAGTTTCAGGGAGTGTACCATTCCCTCAGGGCTCAGCATCTCCGGCCTGTGCTCAAAGGGCTGGAGAATACGAGCCACCAGGTCAAGGACCGTCAGCTTCAGGGTCGACTGAAGGACCTGTGTACTAAA GTGCAAAATGGCGTAAACCCTCGAGTGTCAGAAATCCTAGCTGTTCGGAGCCTGTTTTCAGGACCCCCTCTGGGTTTGAAGAGGATGAGCACGCAGCAGATG AGACACatcagccccctgctcttccTGACGCCCCGCCTCCCGGGTTTCCTGATTGGCTGGCGGCTGAACAACCACGCCATGGAGCTGCTGCAACTGGACCGGGCCCTCGGCAGGCTGGGCCCTCACCAGCTGAGCGAGGCTGAGCTCAGACAG gcttgCTATGTCAGGGGGTTACATTCTACTAGACTTGATTCTAACCAGTGCAGGGAGTGGTTATCCCAGTGGCTCCAGGTGTCCTCCTCATTGAAAg AATCAGAGGTCTCCCTGCTCCTGCACAGTATCGTACTTCTCTCAATCAACTACCCAAAGGGTTCCAGCGGACACTGA
- the cd63 gene encoding CD63 antigen, whose product MGLEGGMKCVKVLLFFFNFIFWLCGLGLIVVGIMVQVAMHKTLTIKDASASGAPIVVIGIGVVIFFIAFFGCCGAWKENYCMVTTFAILLSLIIIVEIAAAIAGYIFREKLSTIVQDSLVDMIPKYNSSSKFKETVDKLQKDLSCCGVNSTSDWKNFYPDQNSVPDSCCVNVTVNCGSGALSTPAKLHKEGCHDAMEAFLKKNIQWVIIAALVIAFLQIMGIVFACLLMRGIRSGYEVM is encoded by the exons ATGGGTTTAGAGGGGGGCATGAAATGTGTCAAggtcctgcttttcttttttaacttcatATTCTGG ttATGTGGCCTCGGGTTGATTGTCGTGGGAATCATGGTTCAGGTGGCTATGCACAAAACCCTCACGATCAAGGATGCGTCAGCGTCAGGCGCTCCCATTGTCGTCATCGGGATCGGCGTGGTGATCTTCTTCATCGCCTTCTTCGGCTGCTGTGGCGCCTGGAAGGAGAACTACTGCATGGTCACCACG tttGCCATCCTTCTGTCTCTGATCATCATTGTTGAGATTGCAGCAGCCATCGCTGGATACATCTTCAGGGAGAAA CTCTCCACCATCGTCCAGGACAGTCTCGTTGATATGATTCCCAAATACAACAGCTCGTCTAAATTCAAAGAAACTGTGGATAAACTGCAGAAGGAT TTGAGTTGCTGCGGCGTGAACAGTACCTCTGACTGGAAAAACTTCTATCCTGATCAAAACTCTGTGCCTGACTCCTGCTGTGTCAACGTCACTGTAAACTGTGGATCAGGAGCCTTGTCAACCCCCGCCAAATTGCACAAGGAG GGTTGTCACGATGCTATGGAGGCTTTcctgaagaaaaacatccagTGGGTGATCATCGCGGCTCTCGTAATTGCCTTCCTGCAG ATAATGGGAATCGTGTTCGCCTGCTTGTTGATGAGAGGCATCCGCAGCGGCTACGAAGTCATGTGA